One Candidatus Binatia bacterium DNA window includes the following coding sequences:
- the carB gene encoding carbamoyl-phosphate synthase (glutamine-hydrolyzing): protein MPRREDIRSVLVIGSGPIVIGQACEFDYSGTQACKALKEEGLRIVLLNSNPATIMTDPSTADRTYVEPITLEVVERILEVERPDALLPTVGGQTALNLAMDLVDRGILERYGVRLIGAQRAAIQKAEDRDLFQAAMRRIGLAVPRGEVVRSEEEAFALAREIGYPLILRPSRTLGGTGGSVARNDQELREQIRWGLLSSPVHQVLVEESLLGWKEFELEVMRDGKDNVVIVCSIENFDPMGVHTGDSITVAPAQTLTDKEYQILRDAALAIIREIGVDTGGSNIQFAVHPGTGRVVVIEMNPRVSRSSALASKATGFPIAKIAAKLAIGYTLDEIPNDITRETPASFEPTIDYVVTKIPRFTFEKFPQARDELTTQMKSVGEVMAIGRTFKESLQKAIRSLEIDSYGFDERGRGPELSGEALEERIRTPNARRLWYLADAYRQGYTTERLAELSGIDAWFLENIREIVETEREIRSFGTLDALPPDALRRAKEIGFSDRRLAQLLGATPETVREHRRARGIVPVYKVVDTCAAEFPAYTPYLYSTYEEEDEAAPGERPKVVILGGGPNRIGQGIEFDYCCVHAVFALREEGYETIMVNCNPETVSTDYDTADKLYFEPLTEEDVLHIVEKERPVGVIVQFGGQTPLKLAVPLERAGVRILGTPPDAIDRAEDRERFAEMLKKLGLRQPAHGIARSVSEARSIARELGFPVLVRPSYVLGGRAMEIVYDEDSLLRYVSQAFDTAPERPVLVDRFLEDAIELDVDALSDGRSTVIGGIMEHIERAGVHSGDSACSLPPKSIPEELQEEIRRQVVTLARELGVVGLMNVQFAVQGSDLYVLEVNPRASRTVPFVSKATGIPLAKLAARVMVGRTLEELGLGPEIRPRHVSVKEAVFPFAKFPGVDTLLGPEMKSTGEVMGIDGSFGSAFAKAQIAAGTVLPRTGTAFLSVRDEDKPALVPIARRLLSLGFRLLATRGTARFLERHGIAAEPVNKVGEGSPHVVDAIREGRVDMVINTPLGYGSHLDSFSIRRSALENGVPYFTTLAGAAAAAEGIAELRERGIRVRALQDYYGGLW, encoded by the coding sequence GCTTGCGAATTCGACTACTCCGGCACGCAAGCCTGCAAGGCACTGAAGGAAGAAGGGCTCCGGATCGTCCTCCTCAACTCGAATCCGGCCACGATCATGACGGACCCGAGCACGGCCGACCGGACGTACGTCGAGCCCATCACGCTCGAGGTCGTCGAGCGGATCCTCGAGGTGGAACGCCCGGACGCCCTGCTTCCGACCGTGGGCGGGCAAACCGCGCTCAACCTGGCCATGGACCTCGTCGACCGCGGAATCCTGGAGCGCTACGGCGTACGGCTCATCGGGGCACAGCGCGCCGCCATCCAGAAGGCCGAGGACCGGGATCTTTTCCAGGCGGCCATGCGCAGGATCGGGCTCGCCGTCCCGCGGGGAGAGGTCGTGCGTTCGGAAGAGGAAGCCTTCGCGCTCGCCCGCGAGATCGGCTACCCGCTGATCCTCCGGCCGTCGCGCACCCTCGGGGGGACCGGGGGCAGCGTGGCGAGAAACGACCAGGAGCTGCGGGAACAGATCCGCTGGGGGCTTCTCTCCTCGCCCGTCCACCAGGTGCTCGTCGAGGAGTCGCTGCTCGGGTGGAAGGAGTTCGAGCTCGAGGTCATGCGGGACGGCAAGGACAACGTCGTCATCGTGTGCTCCATCGAGAACTTCGACCCGATGGGCGTCCACACCGGCGACTCGATCACCGTGGCACCGGCCCAGACGCTCACGGACAAGGAGTACCAGATCCTGCGCGACGCCGCGCTCGCCATCATCCGGGAAATCGGCGTGGACACGGGCGGGTCGAACATCCAGTTCGCCGTGCACCCGGGCACCGGGCGCGTCGTGGTCATCGAGATGAACCCGCGCGTTTCCCGGAGCTCCGCCCTCGCGAGCAAAGCCACGGGCTTCCCCATCGCCAAGATCGCCGCGAAACTGGCCATCGGCTACACGCTCGACGAAATCCCGAACGACATCACGCGGGAGACGCCGGCTTCGTTCGAGCCCACGATCGACTACGTGGTGACCAAGATCCCGCGCTTCACGTTCGAGAAATTCCCGCAGGCGCGCGACGAGCTCACGACGCAGATGAAGTCGGTCGGGGAGGTGATGGCCATCGGCCGCACGTTCAAGGAGTCGCTGCAGAAAGCGATCCGTTCCCTCGAGATCGACTCCTACGGTTTCGACGAACGCGGCCGGGGGCCGGAGCTCTCGGGAGAAGCGCTCGAGGAGAGAATCCGCACGCCCAACGCGCGACGGCTCTGGTACCTGGCCGACGCGTACCGGCAGGGCTACACCACGGAGCGGCTCGCCGAGCTCTCGGGGATCGACGCCTGGTTTCTCGAGAACATCCGCGAGATCGTCGAGACCGAGCGCGAGATCCGCTCCTTCGGGACGCTCGACGCGCTGCCGCCGGACGCTCTACGGCGCGCCAAGGAAATCGGGTTCTCGGACCGCCGGCTCGCCCAGCTGCTCGGCGCGACGCCGGAGACCGTCCGCGAGCACCGCCGTGCGCGGGGGATCGTTCCCGTCTACAAGGTCGTGGATACGTGCGCGGCGGAGTTCCCGGCGTACACCCCCTATCTCTACTCGACGTACGAGGAGGAAGACGAAGCGGCTCCGGGAGAGCGACCGAAGGTCGTGATCCTCGGCGGGGGACCCAACCGGATCGGGCAGGGCATCGAGTTCGACTATTGCTGCGTGCACGCCGTCTTCGCTCTGCGCGAGGAGGGCTACGAAACGATCATGGTCAACTGCAACCCGGAAACCGTGAGTACCGACTACGATACCGCGGACAAGCTGTACTTCGAGCCCCTGACCGAGGAGGACGTGCTTCACATCGTGGAAAAGGAACGGCCCGTGGGAGTGATCGTGCAGTTCGGGGGCCAGACTCCGCTGAAGCTCGCCGTGCCTCTCGAACGCGCGGGCGTCCGGATCCTGGGCACGCCCCCCGACGCCATCGACCGGGCCGAGGACCGCGAACGCTTCGCGGAAATGCTGAAAAAGCTCGGGCTCCGCCAGCCGGCCCACGGCATCGCGCGCTCGGTGAGCGAGGCGCGCAGCATCGCGAGAGAGCTCGGCTTTCCGGTCCTCGTCCGGCCTTCCTACGTGCTCGGCGGGCGGGCGATGGAAATCGTGTACGACGAGGACTCGCTCCTCCGCTACGTCTCGCAGGCGTTCGACACGGCACCCGAACGTCCGGTCCTCGTGGACCGTTTTCTCGAGGACGCCATCGAGCTCGACGTCGACGCGCTGAGCGACGGCCGATCCACGGTGATCGGCGGGATCATGGAGCACATCGAGAGGGCCGGCGTCCACTCCGGGGACAGCGCGTGTTCGCTGCCCCCGAAGTCGATCCCCGAGGAGCTGCAGGAGGAAATCCGCCGCCAGGTCGTGACCCTCGCGCGCGAGCTCGGCGTCGTGGGTCTCATGAACGTACAGTTCGCGGTCCAGGGAAGCGACCTCTACGTCCTGGAGGTGAACCCGCGCGCCTCCCGCACCGTCCCCTTCGTGAGCAAGGCCACGGGGATTCCCCTGGCGAAACTGGCCGCCCGGGTCATGGTCGGCCGGACTCTCGAAGAGCTCGGGTTGGGACCCGAGATCCGGCCCCGTCACGTCTCCGTCAAAGAGGCCGTCTTTCCTTTCGCCAAGTTTCCGGGCGTGGACACTCTGCTCGGGCCCGAGATGAAGTCGACGGGGGAAGTCATGGGCATCGACGGCTCGTTCGGCTCCGCCTTCGCGAAAGCCCAGATCGCCGCCGGCACGGTGCTTCCGCGGACGGGCACCGCGTTTCTCAGCGTGCGGGACGAGGACAAGCCTGCGCTCGTACCGATCGCGCGCCGCCTTCTCTCCCTCGGGTTCCGGCTGCTCGCCACGCGCGGCACCGCCCGCTTTCTCGAGCGACACGGCATCGCCGCCGAACCCGTCAACAAGGTGGGGGAGGGGAGTCCCCACGTCGTCGACGCCATCCGGGAAGGCCGCGTGGACATGGTCATCAACACACCGCTCGGCTACGGCTCGCACCTGGACTCGTTTTCCATCCGCCGGAGCGCCCTGGAAAACGGCGTACCGTACTTCACGACGCTCGCGGGGGCCGCGGCGGCCGCCGAAGGCATCGCGGAGCTCCGCGAGCGGGGAATCCGCGTCCGGGCTCTCCAGGACTACTACGGCGGGCTATGGTGA